In Legionella sp. PATHC035, a genomic segment contains:
- a CDS encoding polyprenyl synthetase family protein, whose amino-acid sequence MISNYIQRHEEFLSQIINESSVPAATIRSAINYSLFPGGKRIRPILVYLTGSLLDLDLKILDVIAAAIELTHCYSLIHDDLPAMDNDDLRRGKPSCHKAFDEATAILVGDGMQALAIEVLLNRLSPLLQPQQVIAITLELVKASGISGMVSGQSLDLSELSKSSISEKQLREIHYLKTGRLILACIEMVLNAQASVSETDKTALRTYASHLGIVFQMQDDYLDRYAPAEVLGKGRSSDLANQKTTFAALYTQNKLEDEISKHYQIALDALKIFDQKASTLIDLTKKLQERSRLHK is encoded by the coding sequence GTGATCAGTAATTACATACAAAGGCATGAAGAGTTTCTTAGTCAAATCATTAACGAATCTTCAGTACCTGCCGCAACCATACGTTCTGCAATCAATTACTCGCTGTTCCCTGGCGGAAAGAGAATCCGCCCCATCCTGGTCTATTTAACCGGGAGCCTGCTTGATCTGGATCTAAAAATTCTGGATGTAATTGCTGCGGCTATAGAATTAACGCATTGCTATTCTTTAATTCATGATGATCTCCCTGCTATGGACAATGACGATCTCCGTCGGGGCAAACCGAGTTGTCATAAGGCTTTTGATGAGGCAACTGCCATTTTAGTTGGTGATGGCATGCAAGCCTTAGCCATTGAAGTCTTATTAAACCGCCTCTCTCCTCTGCTGCAACCCCAGCAAGTGATTGCCATCACGCTGGAGCTGGTTAAAGCCAGCGGCATTAGTGGCATGGTGAGTGGGCAAAGTTTGGATTTATCGGAGTTATCCAAATCATCTATTAGTGAAAAACAACTGAGAGAAATTCACTATCTGAAAACCGGACGACTTATTTTAGCGTGTATTGAAATGGTGCTTAATGCCCAGGCTTCAGTCTCTGAAACCGATAAGACCGCTTTACGCACTTATGCCAGTCATCTGGGCATAGTTTTTCAAATGCAAGATGATTATCTGGATCGTTATGCACCTGCTGAGGTATTGGGCAAAGGGCGATCCTCCGATTTGGCGAATCAAAAAACCACCTTTGCAGCGCTCTATACTCAAAATAAATTAGAAGACGAAATCAGCAAACATTATCAAATCGCTCTGGATGCATTGAAAATATTTGATCAAAAAGCATCTACCTTGATTGACTTAACCAAGAAATTACAAGAACGGAGTCGGTTGCACAAGTAA
- a CDS encoding ComF family protein translates to MRQKIWSVTQSLRLYSICTLCNQFHNNKMAVCTPCIDFMPHLGSACERCAYPLADTHLQICGRCIKKTPHFDRAYINYTFEEPLRSLLHQFKYHEGLYLGSFLSHLMVNSLPNLENLPQCFIPVPMHPQRIKARGFNQAAVLVRLLARKLGVPYDITSCQKIRNTEPQASLDGEQRQKNLRHAFKSKKLPWQHVAIIDDLLTTGSTANELAFTLKKSGVKKVDIWCCARTVGKL, encoded by the coding sequence GTGCGCCAGAAAATATGGAGTGTAACACAAAGTTTACGCTTGTACTCAATATGTACTTTATGTAATCAATTTCATAATAATAAAATGGCCGTTTGTACCCCTTGCATTGACTTCATGCCTCATCTAGGCTCTGCGTGTGAACGGTGTGCTTATCCTTTAGCGGATACCCATCTGCAAATCTGTGGTCGTTGTATTAAAAAAACACCTCACTTCGATCGGGCCTATATTAATTATACTTTTGAAGAACCGCTACGCAGTCTTTTGCATCAATTTAAATATCATGAGGGGCTTTATCTAGGCTCTTTTTTAAGTCATCTAATGGTTAATTCGCTACCAAACCTTGAAAATCTACCCCAGTGTTTCATTCCAGTTCCTATGCATCCACAACGCATTAAAGCACGTGGGTTCAATCAGGCCGCAGTTTTGGTACGTTTGTTGGCTAGAAAATTAGGAGTACCTTACGATATCACCAGTTGTCAAAAAATTCGCAATACTGAACCTCAAGCAAGCCTTGATGGAGAGCAAAGACAAAAAAATTTACGGCATGCCTTCAAAAGTAAAAAACTGCCTTGGCAGCATGTTGCGATTATTGATGATCTCTTAACTACAGGAAGCACAGCGAATGAGCTGGCATTCACTTTAAAAAAATCAGGGGTGAAAAAGGTGGATATTTGGTGTTGTGCACGAACCGTAGGTAAATTGTAG
- the ankK gene encoding Dot/Icm T4SS effector AnkK/LegA5, protein MAEFFHIKDINKGPATQATSHVAFLNAVYTPPDNQNSPYRIIYKKNKYGLPELSRLEVMFGQLARLFLLPELTPANNLVVNEDHRILGLAVQHLCYVIANREGLEHDFYSLKKTDDGCDCSPKHVEAPTKIPIYFLDKLPQGFFADLLNAEEAGQLAIDYESLASIFATSYTLEEDDLHKGNYGFYLVERAGKPHAVFFKIDHDLMFVDSIMGFKTRRPFHLFHGPHAFDITVDDLESLMCLSTSCNVYWPTKFCYVANPFDNKEYRSYAEINAFAQLGTNPHFIRAKWKSFFKHILMPQELIQQTLHDCADVSKASERAQVALMIQATTTRLARLRAVLFSSQEFRNYVSQLDEQQVDAFVKEIIPPRWATERVLQQIKDSIARFKELSQNEDGFDPEDTPLHVAIKLGEYRYEETLDMFGEFINVRNRAGKTPLDIALERVHGEQIDYDTVQDNGVLIAKHLLINEAQPAKEYTSELLSTIRSYHFKNPYLKRISDNMDYRDFKQILRDIGEDHQFGLKFKKDLALGCIKRFIQLNKGRPDFNDQLQQLKDDINGSSSEEEAAGVKYIRQLRSRLWIIRQLRGLYGWTSTQWEANTLINQAMAQNKPKGDSLFSFFSCISDGQRERGISSEAQELCCASTVPVC, encoded by the coding sequence ATGGCAGAATTTTTTCATATAAAAGACATAAATAAAGGTCCAGCGACACAAGCAACCTCGCATGTGGCTTTTCTCAATGCCGTATATACTCCTCCCGATAACCAAAATTCGCCTTACAGAATTATCTATAAAAAAAATAAGTACGGTTTGCCTGAGTTGTCGCGCCTTGAAGTGATGTTTGGCCAATTGGCTCGTCTTTTTCTATTACCAGAACTCACTCCTGCTAACAATTTAGTAGTTAATGAAGACCATCGTATTCTTGGTTTAGCAGTCCAGCATCTGTGCTATGTCATTGCCAATAGAGAAGGCTTAGAGCATGATTTTTATAGCTTAAAAAAAACGGATGATGGCTGTGATTGCTCCCCTAAACACGTGGAAGCACCCACCAAAATACCCATTTATTTTCTAGATAAGCTCCCCCAAGGATTTTTTGCCGATTTACTGAACGCCGAGGAGGCTGGACAATTAGCCATTGATTATGAATCACTGGCCAGTATCTTTGCGACTTCCTATACCCTCGAAGAGGATGATTTACATAAAGGAAATTATGGTTTTTATTTGGTAGAGCGTGCCGGCAAGCCCCATGCGGTATTTTTCAAAATTGATCATGATTTAATGTTTGTAGACAGCATCATGGGATTTAAAACCAGAAGACCTTTCCATTTATTCCATGGACCTCATGCGTTTGATATCACTGTGGATGATCTTGAGTCGCTCATGTGTTTAAGCACTTCATGCAACGTTTATTGGCCTACGAAATTCTGTTATGTTGCCAATCCTTTTGATAATAAGGAGTATCGTAGTTATGCCGAAATCAATGCTTTTGCTCAATTAGGGACTAATCCTCATTTTATCAGAGCGAAATGGAAATCCTTTTTTAAACATATTCTGATGCCCCAAGAGCTCATTCAGCAGACTTTACATGACTGTGCGGATGTGAGCAAAGCCTCAGAGCGTGCGCAAGTTGCCTTGATGATCCAGGCCACTACCACGAGGCTTGCGCGTTTGCGCGCTGTATTGTTTTCCAGCCAAGAATTTCGTAATTATGTAAGTCAATTAGATGAACAACAAGTAGATGCTTTCGTAAAAGAAATCATCCCCCCGCGTTGGGCAACAGAAAGGGTCCTGCAGCAAATCAAGGACTCAATTGCTCGTTTTAAAGAGTTATCTCAAAATGAAGATGGATTTGATCCTGAAGATACTCCGCTACATGTTGCAATTAAGCTTGGCGAATATCGGTATGAAGAAACCTTAGATATGTTTGGCGAATTCATTAATGTCCGAAACAGAGCGGGCAAGACTCCTCTAGATATTGCACTGGAGCGTGTTCATGGGGAACAGATTGATTATGACACGGTACAAGACAATGGCGTCTTAATTGCCAAACATTTATTGATAAACGAGGCGCAACCCGCAAAAGAATATACAAGTGAGCTCTTGTCAACCATCAGATCGTATCATTTTAAAAACCCATACTTAAAAAGAATTAGTGACAATATGGATTATCGAGATTTCAAACAGATTTTAAGGGATATAGGTGAAGATCATCAGTTTGGTTTGAAATTTAAAAAAGATTTGGCCCTTGGATGCATAAAACGTTTTATTCAGCTGAATAAGGGACGCCCTGATTTTAATGACCAATTACAGCAATTAAAGGACGATATAAATGGCAGCTCCTCGGAAGAAGAAGCTGCTGGCGTGAAATACATACGCCAATTACGGAGCAGATTATGGATTATTCGTCAATTACGCGGATTATATGGTTGGACTTCAACCCAATGGGAAGCCAATACCCTGATTAACCAGGCCATGGCGCAAAATAAGCCTAAGGGAGATAGTTTATTTTCATTCTTTTCTTGTATTTCTGATGGCCAGAGAGAACGGGGCATAAGTTCTGAAGCGCAAGAGTTATGTTGCGCAAGCACCGTTCCTGTGTGCTAA
- a CDS encoding L-gulono-gamma-lactone oxidase, translated as MMTFPTQLKRDFMDMLTRNKISHRQGWSNFMGNVRNPSAVVVYVESEAQVQLIMKEVKKMNEKRTPQNKITLRASAGWEDKKNAGCCLFPWSKVQDEEYKGSFSFSEVVGGRTSPQSEGTDIIICFKKKFHKAKVLGPLDTKPSWINPENPIHQLSAMLVEVNAGTQIAEYAEFLRENNLSSSTLSMLSWASLVGLSIPGGHGTGRDEPAVSGLIESIRVCDLDGTIRELTPEHPDFETLRGANSGFLGVVLSVKLRAVKAFNLRETVELFHNTEEMKGKLGDILKNNHYVSFIGMPSSADSELSDHIHQWQVRKWNFTTEKPTQSSKATYAPSITSFVQELELRLGADLMNFLVNSELRSLLPQFMLIAAAETIESRGTKPIVDFENHITHPQVAFPKVLRDVDYFIPVQDEKAGEQLEEILQQIERQIKSAAKQGENPVTYAIYVRYLKGTNGGLSPTSTQAPDERIIALDVVTHPQARGIARFETVFMGKLKEKGFEVRNHLGKEFPAGVVRYAQFLDPKKIKQFIEAAERWNATPGQNDGAERLAMAPYNTNYFQEMLDLSPKLASEEEKSTKEEILPPKQTSLEYTKEEHTQFLTRLREVVALMPVHHEAAKNAKAAFLQTCDSELENRRLRDLVIS; from the coding sequence ATGATGACTTTTCCCACCCAGCTAAAACGTGACTTTATGGATATGTTAACCCGCAACAAAATTTCTCACCGTCAAGGTTGGTCCAATTTTATGGGGAATGTGAGGAATCCCTCTGCCGTGGTTGTTTATGTTGAGAGCGAAGCGCAAGTGCAACTCATCATGAAAGAAGTTAAGAAGATGAATGAAAAACGGACGCCACAGAATAAGATTACTTTAAGAGCAAGTGCCGGTTGGGAAGATAAGAAGAATGCCGGTTGTTGTTTATTTCCTTGGTCTAAAGTTCAGGATGAAGAATATAAAGGCAGTTTCTCTTTCTCGGAAGTAGTAGGGGGGCGAACATCGCCGCAAAGTGAAGGAACGGACATTATTATCTGTTTTAAAAAGAAATTTCATAAAGCCAAAGTCTTAGGACCTCTTGATACCAAGCCGTCATGGATCAATCCTGAAAATCCGATTCATCAACTCTCAGCGATGCTTGTGGAAGTAAACGCAGGAACTCAGATCGCTGAATATGCAGAATTTTTACGAGAGAATAATTTATCTTCATCGACACTCAGTATGCTCAGTTGGGCGAGTCTTGTGGGATTATCTATTCCTGGTGGGCATGGAACGGGGCGTGATGAACCTGCTGTAAGTGGCCTGATTGAATCAATCAGAGTGTGCGATTTGGATGGAACCATTCGCGAGCTGACTCCAGAGCATCCTGATTTTGAGACCTTACGCGGGGCTAATAGTGGTTTTTTAGGGGTTGTGCTGAGTGTGAAGTTGCGTGCAGTGAAGGCCTTTAATTTACGTGAAACAGTAGAGCTGTTTCATAACACAGAGGAAATGAAAGGCAAACTGGGCGACATATTAAAAAACAATCACTATGTGAGTTTTATAGGAATGCCCAGTTCTGCTGATTCGGAACTTAGCGACCACATTCACCAATGGCAAGTTCGGAAGTGGAATTTTACTACAGAGAAACCAACCCAATCCAGCAAAGCGACTTATGCGCCCTCAATCACTTCCTTTGTTCAAGAATTGGAGTTAAGGCTGGGGGCGGATTTGATGAATTTTTTAGTGAATTCAGAATTGAGAAGTTTATTACCCCAATTCATGCTGATTGCTGCCGCTGAAACGATTGAAAGTCGTGGCACCAAGCCCATAGTTGACTTTGAAAACCATATTACCCATCCACAAGTCGCTTTTCCAAAGGTATTGCGTGATGTGGATTATTTTATCCCTGTCCAAGATGAGAAGGCAGGGGAACAGCTGGAAGAAATATTGCAGCAAATTGAACGTCAGATAAAAAGTGCGGCAAAACAAGGTGAGAATCCGGTAACCTATGCGATTTACGTTCGCTATTTGAAAGGCACCAATGGAGGATTGTCTCCAACCAGTACTCAGGCACCTGATGAGCGTATTATAGCTTTGGATGTGGTCACTCACCCGCAGGCGAGAGGAATTGCTCGTTTTGAAACCGTTTTTATGGGCAAATTAAAAGAAAAAGGATTTGAAGTCAGAAATCATCTAGGAAAAGAGTTTCCCGCGGGAGTAGTTCGTTATGCTCAATTTTTAGATCCAAAAAAAATAAAACAATTTATTGAAGCGGCAGAGCGTTGGAATGCAACCCCAGGTCAGAATGATGGGGCAGAGCGTTTGGCCATGGCTCCTTATAATACGAATTACTTTCAAGAGATGCTTGATCTTAGTCCTAAATTGGCCAGTGAGGAAGAGAAGAGTACAAAAGAGGAAATTCTTCCACCCAAACAGACGTCTTTAGAATATACTAAAGAGGAGCATACACAATTTTTAACTCGCTTACGCGAGGTCGTTGCGTTAATGCCTGTGCATCATGAAGCTGCAAAAAATGCGAAGGCGGCTTTTTTACAGACGTGTGACAGTGAGTTGGAAAATCGAAGATTACGTGATTTGGTGATTAGTTAA
- a CDS encoding PilT/PilU family type 4a pilus ATPase — protein MDITPFFKLMVDRGASDLFFSVGAPPNIKIEGVISPVGQAPLKSQQMAEIALSLMNDDQRKEFEATMELNMGLSINQVGRFRINLFRQRGDISMVVRYIKNKIPSIEQLNLPLILKTIVLELRGLVLVVGATGSGKSTTLAAMIDYRNENQSGHILTIEDPIEFIHQHKKSIVDQREVGIDTMSYDNALVNAMREAPDVILIGEIRERNAMKHAIAYAETGHLCISTLHANNANQAMDRIINFFPEDARKQVLMDLSLNLRAIISMRLVPGVNNQRVAAVELLLNTPYISDLIEKGKIDDIKEAMERSTEQGMQTFDQALLKLYRTGAISKENAIKYADSKNNVGLQIRLNSAGDFDSQDDSLSIEDN, from the coding sequence ATGGACATAACTCCTTTTTTTAAATTGATGGTCGATCGAGGGGCTTCAGACTTGTTTTTTAGTGTGGGTGCACCACCCAATATTAAAATTGAAGGAGTTATTTCCCCGGTGGGGCAGGCACCGCTCAAGTCGCAACAAATGGCTGAAATTGCTTTATCACTGATGAATGATGATCAGCGTAAAGAATTTGAAGCCACTATGGAGCTGAACATGGGGCTTTCCATTAACCAGGTTGGACGCTTCAGAATCAATCTATTTCGTCAGCGTGGTGATATTTCAATGGTGGTGCGCTACATCAAGAATAAAATCCCCTCAATTGAGCAGTTAAATTTACCTCTTATTTTAAAAACTATTGTCTTGGAGTTACGCGGCCTTGTTCTTGTAGTAGGTGCTACCGGTTCGGGAAAATCAACCACTTTGGCCGCCATGATCGATTATCGCAATGAAAACCAAAGCGGTCATATTTTAACGATTGAAGATCCCATAGAATTTATTCATCAACATAAAAAATCCATAGTGGATCAACGTGAAGTAGGGATTGATACGATGAGTTATGACAATGCTCTAGTCAATGCAATGCGTGAAGCGCCCGATGTGATTTTAATCGGTGAAATACGAGAACGTAATGCCATGAAACATGCTATTGCCTATGCAGAGACAGGGCATTTATGTATTTCAACTTTGCATGCGAATAATGCGAACCAAGCGATGGATCGTATCATTAATTTTTTTCCAGAGGACGCACGTAAACAAGTGTTGATGGATTTATCCCTTAATTTGCGAGCTATTATATCGATGCGGCTGGTTCCAGGGGTGAACAATCAAAGGGTGGCAGCTGTGGAGCTCTTGTTAAACACTCCTTACATATCTGATTTAATCGAGAAAGGCAAAATTGATGACATTAAGGAAGCGATGGAGCGTAGTACAGAGCAAGGGATGCAGACCTTCGATCAGGCTTTATTAAAATTATACCGGACTGGGGCGATTTCCAAGGAAAATGCGATCAAATATGCCGACTCGAAAAATAATGTGGGTTTACAAATTCGTTTGAACAGTGCTGGAGATTTTGATTCGCAAGATGACAGTTTGAGCATAGAAGATAATTGA
- the radA gene encoding DNA repair protein RadA: MKTKTQFVCSQCAAISKQWAGQCTHCGAWNSIAEEGIPVNRNSRSGSWVNQRSVITAVEDVVMDKEVRMDCGLSELNRVLGGGLVYGSVVLIGGDPGIGKSTLLLQTLANLSMQETVLYVTGEESLQQVAMRAKRLGLPLAGLRLLAETQVESIIAHAQKENPKVIVIDSIQTIFTETISSAPGGVSQVRESAAQLVRFAKLTQTAVFLVGHVTKEGALAGPRVLEHMVDSVLYFEGQSDSRFRVIRAIKNRFGAVNELGVFAMTDKGLKEVANPSAIFLSRQPEPTSGSAVMVTWEGSRPMLVEVQALVDEAHGQQSKRVTVGLESNRLAILLAVLHRHGGIATYDQDIFINVVGGVKVTETGSDLALLAAVVSSLRNRIFDRETIIFGEVGLAGEIRPVQSGQERLKEAAKHGFKRAIVPFANAPKQQHDSSMVIEPVKYLHEVLEKM; this comes from the coding sequence ATGAAAACAAAAACCCAATTTGTATGCAGTCAATGTGCCGCGATTTCGAAACAATGGGCGGGACAATGTACCCATTGTGGCGCATGGAATTCGATTGCGGAGGAAGGTATCCCGGTGAATCGTAACTCACGCAGTGGGTCTTGGGTTAATCAACGCTCTGTCATTACTGCAGTCGAAGATGTCGTGATGGATAAAGAAGTACGGATGGATTGCGGTTTATCAGAACTTAACAGAGTTCTTGGCGGCGGTTTGGTATATGGTTCGGTGGTTCTTATCGGAGGGGATCCAGGTATTGGTAAGTCTACTTTGTTATTGCAAACCTTGGCTAATCTTTCCATGCAGGAAACTGTTTTATATGTCACGGGTGAGGAATCCTTACAACAAGTCGCCATGCGGGCCAAACGTCTGGGATTACCTTTAGCGGGATTAAGGCTTTTAGCTGAAACACAGGTTGAATCGATTATTGCACACGCACAAAAAGAAAATCCTAAAGTGATTGTGATTGATTCCATCCAAACTATTTTTACCGAGACGATTAGCTCTGCTCCAGGTGGAGTAAGCCAAGTACGGGAATCGGCAGCTCAATTAGTTCGTTTTGCTAAACTCACCCAGACCGCCGTGTTTTTAGTGGGGCATGTGACTAAAGAGGGTGCTTTAGCCGGACCACGTGTTTTAGAGCATATGGTAGACAGTGTTCTCTATTTTGAAGGTCAAAGCGACAGCCGTTTCAGAGTCATTCGCGCCATTAAAAATCGTTTTGGCGCAGTCAACGAATTGGGTGTATTTGCGATGACCGATAAAGGGTTAAAAGAAGTCGCTAATCCGTCGGCAATTTTTTTGTCGCGTCAGCCAGAACCTACTTCCGGGAGTGCCGTGATGGTGACTTGGGAAGGATCACGCCCCATGTTAGTCGAGGTACAAGCTTTGGTTGATGAAGCGCATGGGCAACAATCGAAACGGGTGACTGTGGGGCTTGAATCCAATCGATTAGCCATTTTACTTGCTGTGCTCCATCGGCATGGAGGAATTGCTACTTACGATCAAGATATTTTCATCAATGTAGTCGGTGGTGTGAAAGTGACAGAAACTGGCTCAGATCTTGCATTATTAGCTGCGGTAGTATCCAGTTTGCGTAATCGGATTTTTGACAGGGAAACGATAATTTTTGGTGAAGTGGGTCTTGCTGGTGAAATCAGACCCGTACAAAGTGGGCAGGAACGTTTAAAAGAAGCAGCAAAACATGGATTTAAACGAGCTATAGTTCCTTTTGCGAATGCGCCCAAGCAACAACACGATTCTTCAATGGTTATCGAACCGGTCAAATATTTACATGAAGTTTTGGAAAAAATGTAA
- the bioC gene encoding malonyl-ACP O-methyltransferase BioC translates to MAVIYEISKTFNQHASEYELAAKVQQEIGVRLLERLQYLNIKPQRILDLGCGPGFFTYELTKIYPKAQIVGLDLAQFMLIQAQKKQGWLRKWPLVAADMQNMPFVTGAFDLIFANQVIHWGSALTPVFRELNRVMKANGCLMFTTLGPDTFKELKQAWTGVNHYAHVNEFADMHDVGDCLMAEHFLEPVMDMELLSVHYETLPKLLQALKAQGVKNINPRRNQGLTGKTAWRHFEQNYAALQTDNGKYPLTYEVVYGHAWKGEQRKTELGIETMIPISQIVRPKR, encoded by the coding sequence ATGGCTGTTATCTACGAAATTAGCAAGACATTCAATCAACATGCTTCTGAATATGAATTGGCTGCCAAAGTACAACAAGAAATTGGGGTGCGTTTATTAGAGCGTTTGCAGTATTTGAACATTAAGCCACAGCGTATCCTGGATCTTGGATGCGGACCTGGCTTTTTTACTTATGAATTGACTAAAATCTATCCGAAAGCACAGATCGTAGGTTTGGATTTAGCACAGTTTATGTTGATTCAGGCGCAAAAAAAACAAGGCTGGCTGCGAAAGTGGCCTCTAGTGGCTGCAGATATGCAAAATATGCCTTTTGTTACTGGTGCGTTTGATTTAATTTTTGCCAATCAAGTGATTCACTGGGGTAGTGCTTTGACACCTGTTTTTCGTGAATTGAATCGAGTCATGAAAGCGAATGGTTGTTTGATGTTCACTACTTTGGGGCCTGATACATTCAAAGAGTTGAAGCAGGCTTGGACGGGAGTCAATCATTACGCGCATGTCAATGAATTTGCTGACATGCATGACGTGGGTGATTGTTTGATGGCAGAGCATTTTTTAGAACCAGTAATGGATATGGAATTATTATCGGTGCATTATGAAACGTTGCCCAAGCTCTTACAGGCTTTGAAAGCTCAGGGAGTAAAAAACATTAATCCGAGAAGAAACCAAGGTCTAACCGGCAAAACAGCTTGGCGACATTTTGAACAAAATTATGCCGCCCTGCAAACGGATAATGGAAAATATCCCCTGACTTATGAAGTAGTATACGGTCATGCCTGGAAAGGGGAGCAAAGAAAAACCGAACTTGGAATCGAAACCATGATTCCCATTTCCCAAATCGTTAGGCCAAAGAGATAA
- a CDS encoding exodeoxyribonuclease VII small subunit: protein MSQDMHFEQSIMELEEIVRQLEKGELSLEESLKQFEKGISLARRCQDVLHKAEQKIEILTSAEPRSDEQLSDQ, encoded by the coding sequence ATGAGCCAGGACATGCATTTTGAACAATCGATCATGGAGCTAGAGGAAATTGTCAGGCAACTCGAAAAAGGAGAGCTTTCTCTTGAAGAGTCGCTCAAGCAATTTGAAAAAGGAATTAGTCTGGCCAGACGATGTCAGGATGTATTACACAAGGCCGAACAAAAAATAGAAATATTAACCTCTGCTGAACCCCGCTCGGATGAACAATTAAGTGATCAGTAA
- a CDS encoding M50 family metallopeptidase → MFLAIIAIILTLILVVGIHEGGHALVARIFSVKIKKISIGFGKPLLRWQSRSGCEWVWAFFPLGGYVQLENTRISPVEPAQYPECFDKKPVWQRILILLAGAAANLIVAWFAFVVVYTIGLTYTLPEIKEVLPKSTAAQAGMLPGDQFISIDGRATPTWSDVGMRLVILWGKKNIPVTVSRADGKESIVVLDLSQEHFRGVKLSLLTQLGIQPNLAAAKSTLKAASLLDAVHQANQFMGNMVYFFMMTLKQLFTGVIPFSVLLGPIGIFAASVSSLMQGTIVFLLFIASLSLAVAVINLFPIPGLDGGSIVYAIIEKVRGKAVSVPMELLLHRLVIIVFCVLLVHLLMNDLQRL, encoded by the coding sequence ATGTTTTTGGCAATTATCGCCATCATTCTGACATTAATTTTAGTAGTCGGCATTCATGAGGGGGGGCATGCACTAGTAGCACGCATTTTTTCAGTAAAAATCAAAAAAATTTCTATAGGTTTTGGTAAACCCTTATTACGCTGGCAAAGCCGCAGCGGTTGTGAATGGGTTTGGGCATTTTTTCCTTTAGGAGGGTATGTTCAATTAGAAAATACACGCATTAGCCCAGTGGAACCGGCACAATATCCTGAATGTTTTGATAAAAAACCTGTTTGGCAGCGTATTCTCATTCTATTAGCTGGGGCTGCTGCAAATTTAATTGTTGCGTGGTTTGCTTTTGTTGTAGTGTACACAATTGGTTTGACGTACACTTTGCCTGAAATCAAAGAAGTACTTCCTAAAAGTACCGCAGCCCAAGCAGGAATGCTCCCAGGCGATCAATTCATCTCCATTGATGGCAGAGCTACTCCAACTTGGAGTGATGTGGGGATGCGCTTAGTGATTCTATGGGGGAAAAAAAATATTCCAGTCACTGTGAGTCGTGCGGATGGGAAAGAGTCAATCGTTGTGCTTGATTTAAGTCAAGAACACTTTCGTGGGGTAAAATTATCTTTATTGACTCAACTCGGGATTCAACCCAATCTGGCTGCGGCCAAAAGCACACTAAAGGCTGCATCACTCTTAGATGCGGTCCATCAAGCCAATCAGTTCATGGGGAATATGGTTTACTTTTTTATGATGACCTTAAAGCAATTATTTACTGGGGTGATCCCTTTTTCTGTGTTGTTAGGACCAATAGGCATCTTTGCAGCTTCGGTGTCCTCACTGATGCAAGGAACCATTGTATTTCTGTTATTTATAGCCAGCTTAAGCCTTGCCGTTGCTGTGATCAACCTGTTTCCTATCCCGGGCCTAGATGGAGGCTCAATTGTTTATGCAATTATTGAAAAAGTCCGCGGTAAAGCGGTCTCTGTGCCCATGGAGCTCTTATTGCATCGATTGGTTATTATTGTATTTTGTGTCCTCTTGGTGCACTTATTGATGAATGACCTGCAACGACTTTGA